The following proteins are encoded in a genomic region of Arachis stenosperma cultivar V10309 chromosome 4, arast.V10309.gnm1.PFL2, whole genome shotgun sequence:
- the LOC130974876 gene encoding uncharacterized protein LOC130974876: MQLGIRGAEIERKLQLQELECLRLEVYENSILYKEKVKVVHDKNIKRREFRAGDLVLLYNSRLRLMPGRLRSRWEGPYRVEKAEPYGVFHLSHLSSPTFFKVNGHRLKLYHDEKMKSNKELEIFLLKDPA; encoded by the coding sequence ATGCAACTCGGGATTAGGGGAGCCGAAATTGAAAGGAAGCTGCAACTACAGGAATTGGAGTGCCTTCGACTAGAAGTATATGAGAACTCAATACTCTACAAAGAAAAGGTGAAGGTGGTGCATGACAAGAATATCAAGAGAAGAGAGTTTAGAGCTGGGGATTTGGTCCTCCTCTATAACTCAAGGCTGAGACTCATGCCAGGAAGGTTGAGGTCAAGGTGGGAAGGACCCTACAGGGTGGAAAAGGCTGAGCCTTATGGAGTCTTCCACTTGAGTCACCTTTCAAGCCCCACCTTCTTCAAGGTAAATGGCCACCGCTTGAAGTTATATCATGATGAGAAGATGAAGAGCAACAAGGAGCTGgagatcttcctcttgaaggATCCCGCATAA